The sequence ACGCTCGGCGACGGCGAGCGCGCACTCGAGCAACTCGACGGAATGATTTCCTCCAGGAAGCTGGGTACGGCGTCCGATGTGCGCGCGGTGAAGCCCAACACCATGTATGCCGAGGACGGCGGGCCGGTGATCGAAACACCGCTCTCCGTGGTCGAGAGCATGGGCTATATGATGCTCCAGAGCTGGGGCGGCGCCATCCGCGTTTTTCCCGCCATGCCCGCCCGCTGGGAGCAGGAAACCATCTTCCACCAGCTGCGCACCGAGGGGGGCTTCCTCGTCTCCGCCGAATGGAGCGAAGGCAAAACCCAATGGATCCTCATCGAAAGCCTGGCAGGGGAGCCGTGCGTGCTTCAGACCGACATTCAAACGTTCAAGGCCGACCGCGATGTCGCCATCGAACCCGAAGAAGGCCCGCGGGGTATAAAGCGCTGGAGGATCGGCCTCGAAAAAGGCGGCCGGGTGCTCCTCCGGTTGAAAAAATGATTCCGCCGCGGTAATTCGTCCATGGAGATAAAATATTTCATTAAAAAGTGAGTTAGGTTGGTATTTTATAAATGATATTGTTGACATGCAGGGGTATTGGGCATAAAAACGGCGAATAAATCGAAATATTAATAAGGATAAACCCAATGGAAAAAACCGTATTACTAGCCGTTTTCGCAATGTGTGCAGGGTTGGCGCAGGCGGAGATTATTGCACTGGACTCCACTTCGTCGCAGATTGTTACGGATGGAACGACGACGGGCAACAGCATCGGGGTGACGGCCGGATCCCGCGTCTTTGCCATTGGCGAAACAGCCATCGTTACGGCTCAATTGACCATGACCGGAACCCCGGCCTACAACGCATCGGCCAACTGGACGCTTGGGTTTCGCGACAACGTAAATGAGGTCGGTTCCGCGCTGTCCATCCGCCTAAACTCGGTTCCGCTGTGGAATGCTTCGACCGACAGTTCTGCGGCCAGTGCCGGCGGCAACACCGCGGATCTCGGAACAACGGAGCGCGAAAGCACCACGAATGTGGACGGAACAACGGCCGATATGAAGACCGATGGAGACGTTAGTCTGCTTGAGATGCGGGTCACCAAGGTATCTGCCACGCAATACGGCTATGTGGCCTACTGGAAAGACGGTAGCGGCAACACGCTGGAATCCTTGAGCAAGACCTATGACCTGGGTAAAGAGATTGCAAGCATCACCGATGTAACCTTCGGGAACCGTGCCACGACAACCACCGTTACCGGCGCCTTGACGAACATCCAGCTCGAGGTGATTCCGGAGCCGGCCACCCTCGGCCTGATCACGGCTCTTGGCACGGGATTGCTGGTGGTTCGCCGCTTTTTCGTGATTTAGGCGCAGGGACAAATTTTATTGCAACGCCCGGGGGAGCTATCCGGGCGTTTTTTTTCGGAACAAATCAACGTAGGTAAGCAGATGAAGAAAACCATTTTTTTGACCGCCTTGGCCATGGCTGCGGGACTGGCTCAGGCCGGGATTGTGGCGTTGGATACCAATGCTGCATCGATTGTCTCCAATGGGGGAACGCAGGGCGCTGATATTACACTTACGGATGGCACACACGCCTTCAATGTGGGTGAAACCGTTAAAATGACCTGGGATCTGGGCATTACCGGAACCCCGGCCTACAGCGCGTCGGCCAACTGGTCGGTCGGCTTTCTCGATGGTGCCGGGCACGGGGCCGCCCTGTCGATTCGCCTGAATGGGGCCGCTTTGTGGAATGCCTCGACGGACGACAACGCACCCACGGCAGACAACAACACGGCGCTGTTGGGAACGGCCGACCGTGAAAGCGCCACGAATGCGGACGGTACGGCCTATGACCTGAAGGATGACGGTGAAAGCGCCCAATTCGAACTGCAGGTCACCAAGGTTTCTAGCAATGAATACAACTATGTGGCCCGTTGGAAAGACACCGGCGGAACCGTACTGGATTCAATCAGCAAGACCTATGACCTTGGCGTCG is a genomic window of Pontiella desulfatans containing:
- a CDS encoding PEP-CTERM sorting domain-containing protein (PEP-CTERM proteins occur, often in large numbers, in the proteomes of bacteria that also encode an exosortase, a predicted intramembrane cysteine proteinase. The presence of a PEP-CTERM domain at a protein's C-terminus predicts cleavage within the sorting domain, followed by covalent anchoring to some some component of the (usually Gram-negative) cell surface. Many PEP-CTERM proteins exhibit an unusual sequence composition that includes large numbers of potential glycosylation sites. Expression of one such protein has been shown restore the ability of a bacterium to form floc, a type of biofilm.) — its product is MEKTVLLAVFAMCAGLAQAEIIALDSTSSQIVTDGTTTGNSIGVTAGSRVFAIGETAIVTAQLTMTGTPAYNASANWTLGFRDNVNEVGSALSIRLNSVPLWNASTDSSAASAGGNTADLGTTERESTTNVDGTTADMKTDGDVSLLEMRVTKVSATQYGYVAYWKDGSGNTLESLSKTYDLGKEIASITDVTFGNRATTTTVTGALTNIQLEVIPEPATLGLITALGTGLLVVRRFFVI